A stretch of the Chanos chanos chromosome 1, fChaCha1.1, whole genome shotgun sequence genome encodes the following:
- the p2rx4b gene encoding P2X purinoceptor 4b produces the protein MAVDNKCCDSCFHCFFDYETPVTLVISSKRVGLLFRFIQLLIVAYVAVYVCWYQRGYQDSDSVISSVTTKVKGTAVTNTSVLGVHVWDVAEYVIPPQGESSFFILTNVIVTPGQTQSTCPETPSPATICHSNSDCTVGHMDVRGNGVQTGLCANYSDTVKTCEVRTWCPLENDSEIPKPAMMKSAEQFTVLIKNNIIYPKFNFSKRNILPHVNSSYLKRCIFHRTTDPHCPIFCLGDVVEEAGEDFDAMAIQGGVMGILIDWSCDLDMAESLCVPKYSFQRLDSKNPSNNVAPGYNFRFAKYFKDDENGETRTLIKAYGIRFDVIVFGKAGRFSIVQTIVNLGATLAFLSLVNAVCDWVMLTFMEKRDYYSKHKFIHLDNNADGARESLTLGETAYGTQ, from the exons ATGGCTGTTGACAATAAGTGCTGTGACAGTTGTTTCCACTGTTTTTTCGATTATGAAACGCCTGTAACGCTAGTGATCAGCAGCAAAAGAGTTGGACTTCTCTTCAGATTCATTCAACTTCTAATCGTCGCTTACGTGGCTGT GTACGTCTGTTGGTATCAACGCGGGTATCAAGACTCGGACTCAGTGATTAGTTCAGTCACGACAAAAGTGAAGGGTACTGCTGTCACCAACACATCCGTTCTTGGTGTTCATGTATGGGATGTGGCTGAATATGTTATCCCTCCTCAG ggagAGAGCTCTTTCTTCATACTGACAAATGTGATTGTCACTCCAGGTCAAACTCAAAGCACCTGTCCAGAG ACCCCAAGTCCAGCCACCATCTGTCACTCTAACAGCGACTGCACAGTGGGCCATATGGATGTCCGTGGTAATG GTGTTCAAACTGGACTCTGTGCGAACTATTCTGACACTGTCAAAACCTGTGAGGTGCGAACTTGGTGCCCGCTTGAGAACGACTCAGAAATCCCAAA ACCTGCCATGATGAAGTCCGCAGAGCAATTCACTGTGCTCATCAAAAATAACATCATATATCCCAAGTTCAATTTCAGCAA GAGAAACATACTGCCCCACGTTAACTCATCCTATCTGAAGCGCTGCATATTCCATCGCACAACAGACCCTCACTGCCCAATTTTTTGCCTCGGGGACGTGGTTGAAGAAGCTGGAGAGGACTTTGACGCCATGGCCATTCAA gGTGGTGTTATGGGGATACTGATAGACTGGAGTTGTGATTTGGACATGGCGGAGAGCCTCTGTGTTCCCAAGTACTCCTTCCAGAGGCTGGACAGCAAAAACCCTTCTAACAATGTCGCACCCGGATACAACTTCAG GTTTGCAAAGTACTTTAAAGATGATGAAAACGGAGAGACAAGAACACTGATAAAAGCGTATGGAATTCGGTTTGATGTAATTGTGTTTGGAAAG GCAGGAAGATTCAGCATCGTGCAGACTATTGTTAATCTCGGAGCCACACTCGCCTTTCTGAGCctg GTGAATGCTGTTTGTGACTGGGTCATGCTGACTTTTATGGAGAAGAGGGACTACTACAGCAAACATAAATTCATACACTTAGACAACAATGCAGATGGCGCAAGGGAATCA CTCACGCTTGGAGAAACCGCCTATGGAACCCAGTAA
- the snrpd3 gene encoding small nuclear ribonucleoprotein Sm D3 has product MSIGVPIKVLHEAEGHIVTCETNTGEVYRGKLIEAEDNMNCQMANITVTHRDGRVAQLEQVYIRGSKIRFLILPDMLKNAPMLKSMKNKNQASGAGRGKAAILKAQVAARGRGRGGMGRGNIFQKRR; this is encoded by the exons ATGTCTATTGGAGTACCTATTAAAGTCCTCCATGAAGCAGAGGGCCACATTGTCACCTGTGAAACAAACACGGGAGAAGTATACAGGGGGAAACTGATTGAGGCTGAGGATAACATGAATTGCCAG ATGGCAAACATCACTGTAACCCATAGGGACGGTCGGGTTGCCCAGCTAGAGCAGGTCTACATCCGTGGAAGTAAGATCCGATTCCTCATTCTGCCAGACATGCTAAAAAACGCTCCCATGTTGAAGAGTATGAAGAACAAGAATCAGGCATCAGGTGCTGGAAGAGGAAAAGCAGCTATTCTCAAGGCTCAAG TGGCCGCCAGAGGCCGTGGACGAGGTGGGATGGGAAGAGGCAATATTTTCCAAAAGAGACGATAG
- the tas2r200.1 gene encoding taste receptor, type 2, member 200, tandem duplicate 1, with the protein MTLGESADMVAMTIMVATGIALNVFNLIFTVQQLWKAKSVQTVNLIISSISLNNIILVLSCFYMVLDTFMEWDLFCESSTHPFILTLLYLWLSSSSISVWSIAHLSVFYCIKVVTFSRQCLKALKTNISSIINAAVLVTYPLALCMFSPMLTLSAAESDSGYSTINSTWNATSNVTKCPSLVFMAGIDPSLFTLIFVCFLCLFPLMTMLPTSLRLVVHLCGHTLSLRKNQTQVQSADSYLLVCKLTISLVGVYLTTLAFVSIFFLSALQSNRISYTVIVFSFSFYVIMTAGLLTASNKFLKDKLWGLSCCKKPQEASSKSQTETEKGSV; encoded by the coding sequence ATGACTTTGGGAGAGAGCGCTGACATGGTTGCTATGACGATAATGGTAGCGACTGGTATTGCGTTGAACGTCTTCAACCTCATTTTCACTGTCCAGCAGCTGTGGAAGGCTAAGAGTGTACAGACGGTGAACCTGATCATCTCCTCGATTTCTCTGAATAACATCATCCTCGTGCTTTCCTGCTTCTACATGGTGCTGGATACCTTTATGGAGTGGGATCTGTTCTGTGAAAGTTCCACCCATCCGTTCATCCTCACCTTGTTGTACCTGTGGCTGAGCAGCAGTTCTATCAGTGTCTGGTCTATCGCCCATTTGAGTGTATTCTATTGCATTAAGGTTGTGACCTTCTCCAGGCAATGTCTCAAAGCTTTGAAGACCAACATCTCCTCTATCATCAATGCGGCCGTCCTGGTTACTTACCCACTGGCTCTCTGTATGTTCTCGCCTATGTTAACACTCAGTGCCGCCGAAAGTGATTCAGGCTACAGCACCATCAACAGCACGTGGAATGCTACTTCGAACGTCACCAAATGCCCCAGCCTCGTTTTCATGGCAGGTATCGACCCTAGTCTCTTCACTCTGATTTTTGTAtgtttcctctgcctttttccTCTAATGACTATGCTTCCCACCTCTCTGCGGTTAGTGGTACATCTTTGCGGTCACACGCTGTCACTGCGTAAGAACCAGACCCAGGTTCAGAGTGCTGACTCCTACCTGCTGGTGTGCAAGCTAACTATTTCCTTGGTGGGTGTTTACCTGACTACCCTGGCCTTTGTCTCCATCTTCTTCCTTTCTGCGCTTCAAAGCAACAGAATCAGTTATACTGTGATTGTATTCAGCTTCTCCTTTTACGTGATCATGACTGCTGGACTCCTGACTGCTTCCAATAAGTTTCTGAAGGACAAGCTCTGGGGGCTTAGCTGTTGCAAGAAACCCCAAGAAGCATCCAGCAAGAGTCAGACCGAAACAGAAAAAGGGTCAGTTTGA
- the p2rx7 gene encoding P2X purinoceptor 7: protein MPCSLLNLCQYETQKLVRIRSVKLGSLKWTLNGIILMFICIMLLWNKEYQEYDLVVSSVTTKVKGVAQTNISDMGEVVWDVVDHSGPSQGKNSFFVATNVIVTRNQKQGKCPEVLHYGKQCHTDKDCEKGYSDQHSHGVQTGACVKADILKKTCEVAAWCPIENKKKPPRDALLASAENFTVLIKNNIRFPAFNYIRRNILPEMTDTYLKKCIYNRRTDPYCPIFRLGDIVHEARENFSDMAIEGGVIGIQINWDCDLNYLINKCLPKYSFRRLDEKESNRTLYPGLNFRFGRYFTVNGVDHRTLFKVYGIRFDVMVFGKAGKFSIIQLVIYIGSTLSYYALTTILIDWLIGTSFYSREARQNFSEKKFESVQDKQECLFCVSFLDENQIRVVKRSRKKRLQEVRALSLHPCKDDSAGLRALLSVLQSSDVANAPSQNGQSGRKVEERRSAEVSLTEMPRPGCPEWCVCGSCRPSSSLLEQLCCRRGRGRCIASSPFFPRLVVNRFVLETMLLYVDPLAELREGTQLRHGAYAQYIRWRFGDTTPREAIPVIPSCCVRRIREEYPSSDGKYSGLSYSGPSLSSSNT from the exons ATGCCTTGCAGCTTGCTCAACCTATGTCAGTACGAGACGCAAAAACTAGTCAGAATCAGAAGCGTAAAACTCGGCTCATTAAAATGGACACTAAACGGCATTATCTTAATGTTCATTTG TATCATGTTGCTGTGGAATAAAGAATATCAAGAGTATGACTTGGTCGTCAGTTCTGTCACAACGAAGGTAAAGGGTGtagcacagacaaacatatcCGATATGGGTGAAGTTGTGTGGGATGTCGTGGACCACAGCGGACCATCTCAA GGGAAGAACTCATTTTTTGTTGCAACCAATGTTATTGTCACAAGGAACCAGAAGCAAGGTAAATGCCCAGAG GTTCTACATTATGGGAAGCAGTGCCACACAGATAAGGACTGTGAGAAAGGATACTCGGACCAACATAGCCATG GGGTTCAGACAGGGGCGTGTGTGAAGGCTGACATTCTGAAAAAAACCTGTGAGGTGGCAGCCTGGTGTCCCattgaaaacaagaaaaaacctCCAAG AGATGCTCTTTTGGCGTCAGCTGAAAACTTCACTGTACTTATCAAGAATAATATCAGATTCCCAGCTTTTAACTATATCAG AAGAAATATTCTTCCTGAAATGACTGATACCTACCTGAAAAAATGCATCTATAACCGACGCACTGACCCCTATTGTCCTATCTTCCGTCTGGGTGACATAGTACACGAGGCCAGGGAGAACTTCTCTGATATGGCCATTGAG GGTGGTGTGATCGGTATCCAGATCAATTGGGACTGTGACCTTAATTACCTCATTAACAAATGTCTTCCCAAATACTCTTTTCGTCGGTTggatgagaaagagagtaacCGAACCCTGTATCCCGGACTCAACTTCAG GTTTGGAAGGTACTTCACGGTGAATGGTGTGGACCATCGGACTCTGTTTAAAGTTTATGGCATTAGGTTTGATGTCATGGTCTTTGGAAAG gCAGGGAAATTCAGCATTATTCAACTGGTCATCTACATTGGATCTACATTGTCATATTATGCTCTT ACTACTATTCTTATTGACTGGCTTATTGGAACTAGTTTCTACTCCAGAGAGGCCAGGCAGAATTTCTCAGAGAAGAAATTTGAGTCTGTCCAGGACAAACAGGAG TGTCTCTTCTGTGTATCATTTCTGGATGAGAACCAAATAAGGGTGGTGAAGAGGTCTCGAAAAAAACGACTACAGGAGGTTAGGGCTCTCTCCCTTCACCCATGCAAG GATGATTCCGCTGGCCTTCGGGCTCTGCTGAGTGTGCTGCAGAGCAGCGATGTCGCAAACGCTCCGTCGCAGAACGGTCAAAGCGGGCGTAAGGTAGAGGAGAGGCGAAGCGCAGAAGTGTCGCTGACGGAGATGCCCCGTCCAGGCTGCCCGGAGTGGTGCGTCTGTGGGTCCTGCCGTCCGTCCTCCAGCCTCCTGGAGCAACTGTGCTGCCGGCGGGGTCGCGGCCGCTGCATCGCGTCCTCGCCCTTCTTCCCCAGGCTGGTGGTGAACCGCTTTGTCCTGGAGACAATGCTTCTGTATGTGGACCCCCTCGCGGAGCTCCGCGAGGGGACTCAGCTCCGCCATGGGGCGTACGCCCAATACATCAGATGGCGTTTTGGGGACACTACTCCCAGAGAGGCCATCCCAGTGATCCCCAGCTGCTGTGTGCGGAGGATCAGAGAGGAATACCCCAGCAGCGATGGGAAATACAGTGGCCTCAGTTATTCAGGGCCCTCACTGTCCAGCTCTAACACATGA
- the gstt1a gene encoding glutathione S-transferase theta-1a codes for MPLELFLDLHSQPCRSVFIFAKAANIPFEYKAVVLASGEQYGDEFAKISIVRKVPVMRDGDFILTESTAILMYMVRKFGTPDHWYPADLQKRARVDEYLAWQHSNMRAHGSKVFWFRGVLPMVTGEPVPKEKMDSALEDLNMTLKLFEEKFLQNNPYIIGEQISLADLVAIVEIMQPVGTGLDVFEGRPALSAWRDRVKKAVGEALFDEAHKVIMSPGDLKQTLTGQEMPEFLKIRVQKMFI; via the exons ATGCCGCTTGAGTTGTTCCTTGACCTTCATTCTCAACCTTGTCgctctgtcttcatttttgcCAAGGCAGCCAACATTCCATTTGAATACAAGGCTGTTGTTCTGGCTTCAG GTGAGCAGTATGGAGACGAGTTTGCGAAAATCAGTATTGTCCGAAAGGTCCCCGTCATGAGGGATGGAGACTTCATCCTGACGGAGAG TACAGCTATTCTGATGTACATGGTCCGTAAATTTGGTACCCCTGATCACTGGTACCCTGCAGACCTTCAGAAACGTGCAAGAGTAGACGAATACCTGGCCTGGCAGCATTCAAATATGAGAGCTCATGGATCAAAGGTCTTCTGGTTCAGG GGGGTACTGCCTATGGTCACTGGTGAACCAGTACCCAAAGAAAAGATGGACTCCGCTCTAGAGGACCTTAACATGACTCTGAAGCTGTTTGAGGAGAAGTTCCTACAGAACAATCCTTACATAATTGGAGAGCAAATATCTCTGGCAGACCTGGTGGCTATAGTGGAGATAATGCAG CCAGTTGGCACCGGTCTGGATGTGTTTGAAGGCAGGCCCGCTCTGAGTGCGTGGAGGGACAGGGTGAAGAAAGCTGTGGGCGAGGCTCTGTTTGATGAGGCTCATAAGGTTATCATGAGCCCCGGAGATCTCAAACAGACCCTGACAGGCCAAGAAATGCCGGAGTTTCTCAAGATACGAGTTCAGAAAATGTTCATCTGA